DNA sequence from the Poecilia reticulata strain Guanapo linkage group LG19, Guppy_female_1.0+MT, whole genome shotgun sequence genome:
NNNNNNNNNNNNNNNNNNNNNNNNNNNNNNNNNNNNNNNNNNNNNNNNNNNNNNNNNNNNNNNNNNNNNNNNNNNNNNNNNNNNNNNNNNNNNNNNNNNNNNNNNNNNNNNNNNNNNNNNNNNNNNNNNNNNNNNNNNNNNNNNNNNNNNNNNNNNNNNNNNNNNNNNNNNNNNNNNNNNNNNNNNNNNNNNNNNNNNNNNNNNNNNNNNNNNNNNNNNNNNNNNNNNNNNNNNNNNNNNNNNNNNNNNNNNNNNNNNNNNNNNNNNNNNNNNNNNNNNNNNNNNNNNNNNNNNNNNNNNNNNNNNNNNNNNNNNNNNNNNNNNNNNNNNNNNNNNNNNNNNNNNNNNNNNNNNNNNNNNNNNNNNNNNNNNNNNNNNNNNNNNNNNNNNNNNNNNNNNNNNNNNNNNNNNNNNNNNNNNNNNNNNNNNNNNNNNNNNNNNNNNNNNNNNNNNNNNNNNNNNNNNNNNNNNNNNNNNNNNNNNNNNNNNNNNNNNNNNNNNNNNNNNNNNNNNNNNNNNNNNCCGGTACCAGGCGTCGACTGGTCATACCCGGTACCAGGCGTCGACTGGTCATACCCGGTACCAGGCGTCGACTGGTCATACCCAGGTGCTGACCAATTACCCATgcattaaataattgttttataaaatcaaatttctgacatttcgccctcagaaatctgacttttttttccccattaatttgtttttccccaaacagTGGCACTAATCTTCTTCCGTACATCCCccgactttgtgtttttaaataatctctTAAAATTTTgggcttttatttcacaacttttactaaagtaatcattttaaataccATTTAAAGACCTGCTAATAAttcagaacaagaaaataaaagtcagtggTTCACAAAACGAGGCAACAGAAATCTAAAACACAGACGAGCATTCAGGAGACAAACGCAGAACCACGGAGGAAACAGAGGCGCAGGAGGTTAGCCATGACCAAAAACATGCCGGAGGAAAGTTTTCCAAGTACGGCGGACGAACAAGCAAAGCTTGGAAAACTGCAACAAGTGGCAGCAATTTGAAggatttttactgtaaattttaGGGACATTCAGCTGATTGTTTCTTCACACGCCGCTGATCAGAACCACAGGTGAAACTTGAACGTTTCCTACGATGAGGAGCGTgaaaagcagcagctcctggCTGAAATGCGCTGCAGACTGCATGCGTCCCGCCTGCACCCAGCTGTGCATGTTCAGACATGCATCGCCTCATTACTCCCTGCTGCCTGATACTTGTTGTTGTGAAGCAGAGTCACAGCGAAAAGGAACCAATATGTAACAAACCCACTGAGCTTTTAGCTGCTTTAGTTCAGAAAAACGTCCTGGAAATCGTTTTGTTCTGGGATTTTTCAGATCTGATGTAAAAATCATCACATTTGCTGCTCAAACTGGATATTTCTCATTCTGAAAACTCGTTTTTATTAGTTTCAGCTCAAATACATCAGCTCAGAAATGCGGATTTGgttttataacaataataacagggtttcccccagtgtattatcagcctggcgggccaccaggctgaATATTGTTCATTTATAATAAGAGTGAAAACAGCCGAATATCCTCCTCTAGCTACcactttgagttgtttttagaTGGTTATGGATCagaaaaacatcctgaaacTTCTGCAGACCTGAGATTATTTAAATCACTCGCTGCTCAAACCAAAATGTATCATCCTGAAAACTCGCTTTTTGTAGTTTCAGCTCAAATAAATCAGCTCAGAACTGTGAAAGTGGTTTTGTAATAACataatgaggaaataaaatcacagacaaTAGCAAAAGGTGACGGGTTTTCTTTAGCAGAACAAATGAAGAGTGGAAATAGCCGGCAGCTAGGCGTCTACTTGGGACAAACAATGGCTAAAGGGGTGTGTATGGACAACAGGGATCATGCAGTGACCGGCCCGTAAACACGGCTGTGGGACACACCTCTCCGCTGTTGTTTGGCAAAGCAGACTCCTCTCCCTTCACCTCCCTTGACACAATCAGCAGATACTCTGCCTGGTGGGCCCGCCCGTAACCTATACTGACAAGCTGtaacgaccaatcagagcacagAGAGCATGCTCGGGTCATGAATCATCGTCCGATTCGCCGATCGGTTCTGTCAAACATCAGATTGAGGATTTCTGGATCAATGTGAGCGTAGCAGGGCGGGTGAAAGCACATGACAGGAGCGCCGCCGGAGCGCCGCGGCGGCGCAGGTACCTGCTCGAACTTCCAGCCGTCAGACATGGTGGACACCATCTGggtcagctcctcctcctggcaCTGCAGAACCCGGTACACGTGCTTCACTGGAACCTGGCAGGGAACACGCAACCGAGAGGAAAccatgaaaaacacacaaacacacacattcctgACGGTAAACGAAAACCATTTCATTGTGAAATAACTGATTTAGTGCCTGGAAGAACATATTTAGCAGAAATTAGgacaaatatttacacatttttcattccTCCTCTTTAAATGTGTTCTGCCAAAAACTCAAGTGGCATgattttagcttcacttggttgtttctgtaaaaaaaaaaaagcaaaactaaacatttatgtacaagctgcagtatgtaacttttatataaaaatgttttgtttattaaactgcCACCATGTCGTGACAATACGGGACAGATAACCTCCGTAAAAACCGATCGCCTCCACCTCCTCGAGCTAATATCGTCTTCTGAAGAAAACCAGGGTGGAGATTAATAATAcgagaagacagaaaaacaaccaatcagagccaggggcggggcttagcgctgtcaatcatcctcatgtatgctactaaatgtgctaatggtagagaaacaacttatcgtTACAGGAAAACgtcattggtggctatgctaactagcctagccTTCATGGgtgtgactgacagcactaagacccacctcctggctctgattggttgttgggggagagagaaaaaaaatgagcttCTGTCAGTAATTACATGAACAGATTATCCATACTGTAACAATATAGtgacaaatatgtacaaaatacttttttttaaaaagtacatactgccattttatttatttatctatttttttgcagaaattcaaccaagtgaaagtaaaattgTGTCACTTGAGTTTTTggtaaaacatataaaacaaactactttctccagtttttttcaataaaaatgaaccGATCTGATTTCAGGGAGCCTCCTGCGGGGTACCTGTGATGTTTTGCAGTCCCGATCCCTGATCTTGTCCTTGATGAGTTTTATTAATGATGTGATGTTGTAGAACTCGGCTTCCTCCAAAACTCCTGGagacaggaaaaagtttgatttcagaGACTTTTGTCCCTTCAGAGCCTCCGTAGGTGAAAAAGCAGCTGCCTGAACACGGAGACGCGCCTTACCTTCCTCCGCCAAGTCCCGGTTGAGCACCAGTTTGCCATGCCTCAGGTAGTTCAGCACTGGCCCGAAGTACGTGGGGTCTCTGTCGATGAGATAGGCACCAGTTTCATCCTGCCGGGGAGACAATTACGGGTTCAGAGGTCAAATATGCAGAGTCAACTCATTGAAACAGTGTTATGCGTTTCTCAGGCACATTgggccattttatagcataactACTTTGACATAAGTTAAACTTAAGTTACGTTGACTTGAAAATTTAACGCCTTGACaatgggcctctgtctctttaagaaactgctgctctttctgaagctctgcctcatcccaacatggctcctccattaaccctttaacaatgtttgaACCAGCGATGCTCTGAGAAGAGCAggggaggagctgtgcctcGAAGGCAGGgttaggtccacccaggtgtcaACACCTGAGATTAACGGATTAGTCAagcatgaatgaaagaatcaaagcaacacttcagtacaataaatcaataattatatTGCAATAGACATGTGATCAGTATCAATTATTAATAcatctgataaaatatttaatacacaGAATaatcactgaactctgatccagaactgcacagcattctgggatatgtaggcagagaaaagactttagctgctccaacctctcacagctagctagctaagcAAGGTTGATGGAATCAACCAACTCACTcgctctctggttacctagcaactcactcgctCNNNNNNNNNNNNNNNNNNNNNNNNNNNNNNNNNNNNNNNNNNNNNNNNNNNNNNNNNNNNNNNNNNNNNNNNNNNNNNNNNNNNNNNNNNNNNNNNNNNNNNNNNNNNNNNNNNNNNNNNNNNNNNNNNNNNNNNNNNNNNNNNNNNNNNNNNNNCTcgctctctggttacctagcaacttactcgctctctggttacctagcaactcgcacgctctctggttacctagcaacaacctgctgtcTCGGTTTACAGGTCAACAGAGACTCCtaacttcttaaaaataaaaaatggtgagAAGTGAAAcgtgtggataaaacaggaaaagtcacatcaccagtttggcagcattccaaatatttaaaccaaaaaatctaatcaataGTTATCAATAAACTGATATGAATCCTTTATATCGCTTTTCAGcccaacactccaggtatgttttttatgaaggaatgacattataacacGACTTAAGGctcaaaaaggttgattttacgTGATCCTGGCCCTTTAAGGTCCCTTCCTGTGGTTTTAATGGCTG
Encoded proteins:
- the LOC103481065 gene encoding BTB/POZ domain-containing protein KCTD5 isoform X1, with translation MAENSSETSGSVHRRCPTHSSPGVGASKWIRLNVGGTYFLTTRQTLCRDPKSFLFRLSQADPELDSDKDETGAYLIDRDPTYFGPVLNYLRHGKLVLNRDLAEEGVLEEAEFYNITSLIKLIKDKIRDRDCKTSQVPVKHVYRVLQCQEEELTQMVSTMSDGWKFEQLVSIGYGRAHQAEYLLIVSREVKGEESALPNNSGELVSIGSSYNYGNEDQAEFLCVVSKELHNQSYGTNSEPSEKAKILQERGSRM